atGCGTGGTTCTCTTTAAGTATCGTTtagatatatacatacatgcactGAATTAATATTGACTTTGACGGTTCAGACCTGCAGTCTGCAGATGTACATCATATGTGTTATTATACCAGTTAAATCGCTCATCGCTAGTTTATGATGggaacaaaaacactgactgaaaatggaaaaatccatctcagagacagagcagcGTGGAAAAATACTGGAGGTCTGGCACGATGTCCACTAGGGAGCTCTACATAACTGAGCTGCTAGTCAGACGCCAGAAAATAACACTGGACGCGAGGGCAAGGCAGATTCAGCATCGAGGCcattcaaagtgttttacatgAGACAGAAAAGACTCATGTTTTTACTTATACTATACTAATTATAGTGAGAGCAAGTATTAATAGAAAGCTTAAGTAGAGACCCCAAAGCTAACCTCTTCAACCTAGAAACGTTCCCTATTAACTCACTTTAAAGTTacgtgaagcactttgaatgtAATGAAGCAacctatataaataaaactgccaAGCATTGCCTGACAGACAAGTATTTCTTGCAGGAAACTCCCACATTTGAGCCTGAGAAGTTTGTTCAGAGCTCTGTCAGCACTGAAAGGCTGAATAAATGACACATCTCCACTCATGCCTGTGTTGCAGAGAACTGTACCAGCTATGATCTCCAGTTTGAGAGGGTTTTCTCCGTTCCCGGGGATGTGGCAATGCTGTACAGCACGCTGGTGTATCcagatgttttcagcttcacaACTGTCCCCTACAACATCAGCTGGTACGACGCAAAGACGGGAAGAGAAATCAGCAACCAGACCGGACGAATCCTGGTGCTCGAGGACACACTGTGGTTTCTTAACGTCacactggaggaccagggggaATATGTGACCGTCCTGAGGTACGGTGGCGTCAGTACCCACATGTTAGTGATCACATGTTCACACGAAGACTAGCCACCTGACAGATGTAGTATCACATTTACTGTAGCTGCATGTAAACATCTGTGGAAACAATACGACAGCAGGATGAACAGTATGATTCATAcgacagctgctgctgactcTTCAATTCtgaaaaactaattttacacacacattatttgcCATGGCCACAGGAGACTGTCTCCCCCAGCTTTGAAATTGAACATATTTTTGATGCTTGAACACTCGAATAGAAGCTATTAAAACTTTTTATCAATGATTATTTAATAAGGCAAACTGATTTAATGATAATTCAGCCTCTCGTTGCCTACAGATGAccagaaaatcaaaaaaaagaaCTTCCCCTTTCGTTTTCAATAGGACTCCCTCTCAGTGCTTCAGCCAGGCCACCAATCTGGTCGTGGATCTCCCAGTAGCTGGAGAGTGTGGAAGGCCAAGGAAGGCTCATCAAATGCTTACAAATGGAATCACTGACAACCTGCACTGCCCTCTGAAGGATTATATCCATAAGCTGGACAGCTACAACATCACTTCCTCCATCAAGTGGTACAAAGTGAGTCTGCTGAGGTTATTTAAGATGTGGTAGAATAGCCTCACTGGTTCAGATCTATACAGACATGTtagttttattataataattataataataatccctTACATTGTGCACTGGATCTGAGAAGGCAACTACAAAAGGTCTTAAATTTAGCAAAAAGCTTCTCTATATTCAGCAGGTATGAGATAcaagggagaaaataaaagatctAATATAGATGCACACTACCTTAATACAAATTTTGTTAAATGGTACTGCTGCCATTGTGTCAACTCGCTCTCCTTTTGTTGGAAACGCCCCTTTAAGTTTGACTTGAAGCAGCCTTTTCTTTACATGGAGGCAGTCACTTCTCATGCCGACTGCCTGGAGGAataaaaaggacatttattCATATGAATCAGTGGATCATTACTATAATAGACCATGAGAGATCTGCTTGAAGGGAGGGAAACTCTTATGTTTTTCCCTGCAGTTGTCGAGCAGTGAGCCTGAGGCTTCAGACCCCCCAGCTCTGCTCACCATCATTAAACAGTAGTATTTTCTTTACGCATCCTCATTGTAAGAGGCTTACAATGACTTGACTTGTGTTGTCTTCTCTCTTGTAGGGTTGTGACCCCATAGTGGACGGGACAGACGGGTATACCTACAGGGACATGGCCAAACTGAAGATCGACAAGGTGAAACTTCACAATACGGACTTCTACACCTGCACTCTGACCTTCACTCTCGGCGGCATCACAGGATCCCTGTCGGAGACCATTGACGCATGGGTCAAAGGTAAGGAGACTTTAACACACCAGTTCCCACAGTGGAACACACTTGACTTCTCCAAATCTTTAGCACTACCGGTGAGCTGCACATaaaccacagcagagctcaAGACATGTTGATAAGTCGACAGCATTAAAGGGAGAACAAAGACAGAGTGGGAGAACtccatacagtatatttatgcAGTGTGTCTTTTCAGATGATTACGCAATGGCCCCACAAGTGCATGAACCAGCGCATGAAATAATCACAGCACAGATGGGTGAGTCCCTGTCTGCAACATATTCTATCAGTATGGTTCTTTGCAGTTTAAACATCTGGTGTTGGAAGTGACTCCGGCTCCGTTCAGACCAACAGTTTGTACTgtcaaaaaaacacactcattttcCTCCACGGAGAGTAAATGCAAGTGCACATGTGATCAAGTATTGTTAACCTTGTAACCGTCCGTTTGGACAGTGAAGTTTAAAATCTGGTCTCATTGTATTTTTGCAATTGTATGCACGTGCAATGCTTTGGTGCTTCACACGCTTTCAAAGttactgctgttttatttcaaacagaCCTTCAGGGTCATCGGCTTTTTGTTGGAACACACGTTCACAGTGCTATTTTTGGTCCGAGCGCATGCCAGGGTCTGAGGCTCTTTACTGGCATATAATGTGTGCATTCATTAATCTGAGAAACACTATTCATGTTTCTAACTTAAGAGAAATAGTTTTGTTAAGAGtagtttctgttattgttttgtttgcatgtgtttaggCTCAAATTTCAGCAAGCGGTGCCTGGTGTTTGTGCCGGGTTTCCAGAAGTCTTCAGCTGATATCTTTTGGATGGTTAGATACAGTTTGATTCAAAAGACCCAACCGTCTGAGCGTGTCTACACATCGAAGCAACGGTGAGCAcctatttctgtttctttcatttgtttcatctgtTGCTTTTGGGGACATAAATCATATGTTTCTTTGGTGTTTACGAAATTACAAGCCCTCCATCGTTACAGAGATCCATGTATGTCAAAGCATGTACTTTTAAACTTGGgtttaaaatgactggtaggtgcacAGACTTTTGGAACAGCTCCGGTAGATCGCCTCCACTGGCAGCCACAAACAGACTGGAGGGAGCTACAATGACTGCAATGTGATCCCTCAGGGCAACTGCTACTTGTTTCTGCCACTGGCAGGCTGCAATTGTAATTCAAAGTGTCAGACAACACTGCAGAAAGGATCCAGAAAGCATCAGTTAGTTCAGtaacaacacaatatttgtgtaacatgGGGCAACACAAACAATAGAACGGTCGAGGAAAAACTAGTCCAGCCACTCGTATGTTCTGCCAGGTAAAACGACTGGTTTTGTCTGTAGGGATCCTTGTAGACAcaaataacagtctgagcctgtcagcggcCTGTCAGGGATTACTTTACAGTCACTGTAACTTGCTTTCTTCCCACAGGCAGCCAAGAACCAGGTCcatttccagtcatttcaagcccaaaatatgtaaaaataaagcccaggtttaaaatgaGGAGAATGTGGGGCCAGTTTCTAAGAAAGCTTTTTCAGATCTCATGTAGttttttcagaaaaatacaacacaaagaGGTGACGGTATATATTTGTAAAGTATAAAGTAGTGAGAAGTGGATATTTCTACTTTAACCAAAAACAGTAGCGTCACGTTTTGTTGCATTGCCTTTATTTCTGTCCTCACCAGTTCATGGAGCCAGGAGGTTCCTCCTAAAGGTGTGTGGTTGGAGCGAATGCTGATGTTTTCTGAGCTGCAGGCGGAGGATTTCCACGTCAACTACACTTGTCGAGCGTTCAGTGCCAGGGGTCAGCGTGAGGAATATTTCACTCTGCTGCCAGCAGGTAAAGGCAGAGTACAACTCTTTTCAAAACACAATTCTTATTACTATGCACTGCCGGGGCACACACAGCCATTGTGGAGCGTTTTCTATTCCATTTAGTCCAAATGTGACACCTCACATTACTTGTTTTATCCAGATAAGAGCCCAAAATGATAGACGACCAAGAAAACCACCAACCACTTTAGAAAAGTTGTAATTTGAAACCccaatggattaaaaaaaaatcccacacaAAGAGTAATAACTGACCATGTTTATAGCTGGAGGTGTCTCTTTTACAGTGGTGGCCTATGGAGAAAATGTTCTTAGGGGTTTAGGGGGTTTTTACCGCAATGGGTCACTGGAACTGGAAGCAAGGCTGAGCAGCTGAACCTTATCCAGGTCTTCTAATTTATTCATGGGCAGGCAGAACACATCTTATACTTATACTGGTGTTTCTGAAGGGGAAACACATTGGCTGCCAACCTGCCAAACAAACTTACTGTGTAACTTAACATTACACACTTCATTCCCAGTCACAGAAGGAACATTTCCATCATGGGTTCATCCAGAATAAAGTAAATCCTCCAATTTTATCTTCCTCAGATAGagggaggacatgaagactgttGTGTTGGTACTTGCAGACAACAGCAGAACAACTTTCATGCCTTGATCGTACCTTTGACATCTTAAAGGAGCTCGTATTAGTGAGGGAAtaacaatggcggacagcgaggtggattcaggttttcagtgggtggggatGAAGGGCTTGTTCAGCAGAGCTGCTTCTGACGTCAGAGGGGGAGCCAAACTCTAAACGACATGTTTGCACACGCAGCTCAGACGGAGAACGGCACTACTGCAAAAAACACTGAAGCCTGAATAATTCTTTTGACACTCTCCAATGAATGGGTTGCCATTACATGACACAGTATGCAGTCACCTTAACACATGCATGGAGGAGAAGCAGCCTAAAGTTGTATGTCTGTTATGTGCCCTGTTCATCTGTACAGATCCCAACATCATACTTCCCATTGGATGCGTGCTTGGTGGTATGATGGTTCTCTTCATCACCAGTGTCATCGTCTACTACCGTTTTAAGGTCGACATTGTGCTTTGTGTCAGGAGAACTTTTCCAGTCCTCTATACAAACACAGGTAATGTTACACAGCAGTTGTTGTCAATCactcagtttttatttattctttaccccacagtgatgctgatgaaacacacacatacagcacacacagaaaaactaaaGACAAGGGAATCACCGCCTTTCTCTTTATGTTTGAAATGTGAGGGAAGTCGTGCATAACCGGCACGAAAAACAGCGCTGAGCAAAGGTAACACAGACTCCAAGTTTGTGTCGCTTGCAGTTACACAACAGGTTAAGTAAGCACAGCCCCACCTTGCATAGAAAATTTGCGTCTGtgcttcaatcaatcaatctttatttatttaaacattatCTCGAGACAGTTTTCATAAAAGAGGAGGTCTAGACTTAAACTCTTCATTAAGAAAGAgccaacgattcatgaattcaagaatccccacatgagcgaACATGTTGAGGGAAAACTCTCCAAACCTTGGACATGCAGCTTGCAACTGTAAGagtaaaaataaagcaatgTGCACAGAATGAACTTAGACTTGTTTTAAGTGACTTCAGACTAGAATGACTTGGACTCGTTACGTTTTCCTCACCTGTTAACCAGTGAAAGCACCCTTAATGAgctcttctgtctttcctgtGTCAGATTTGGACGGGAAGCTGTATGATGCCTATGTGGCGTACCCACGGACCTGCTCGGCTGGATTCAGCCAGGAAGTGGAGGTGTTCGCCCTTCACACGCTGCCCCAAGTGTTGGAAAAGGCCTGCGGCTACAAACTGTTCATCGCGGGCCGTGACTGCCTGCCGGGTCAGGGTAGGTCACCGGCATGGCGTTTGGCAGCATTGTAGCGGTTATTACTTGCCTTAGATATGGGGGTGGCAAGTGTCCATTGTAGAAAAGAATATGACCCAACTCTACCAGAGGACCTTCGCTGACAAGTTTTATATCGTCACTGACTCACACCCCAGTACTGCAAACAGCATTTATCATAAGGGGTGAGTGAGGAGAATTCTGGGTTTGGTGTCATTTCAGTGCCATATTTTAACTTACAGATACAATAACACTCTAGGCTGGGAAACAATGGAtgaacatttatattttcatcagaAAACTGGCCCTAAATCAGCGATTCCCGACCTTTGTGGCTGCTGAGCGCTCAACACAAAGCAGCGTCCTAACAGGCCGCCACGTCTACCAGCTAGTTGCGACCAgtttgggttttgttttgattCTAATATATtgtagaaataaaattaaattaaataagaCACAACCTAGTTAAATTAAGGAGTGTCTTATTCTTAAAGGTAACATTCAGGAGAAATACCATAAAGATTAAAggtctgatgtgtttgttttgtgtaaggcaaggcaaggcaaggcaagggagataaaacagattaaaaagatataataaaataataaaaataataaaataatgatacaGTGCAGTTAATAAAGGGCGTGAGCAAACATGAAAGTCTTCAGTGTTGATTTAAAGGCACTGAGGGTTCTGGCAGACCTGCAGgtttctgggagtttgttccaGATGGTGGGGGCATAGAAACTAAGTGCTGCCTCACCCTGTTTACCTCTGACTCCAGGTACAGTTAGAAGACCAGTACCAGATGATCTAAGAGGTCTGGACGGCTCGTAGTTGAGCAGGAGGTCAGAGATGTATTTCGGCCCTAAACCATTTAATGCTTTGTAAACCATCAGCAGGATTTTGAAATCATGCAGCTGTCTGATGGACTTTTTAGTGAGACCTGTAAAGACACCGTTACAATAGTCAAGCCTACTAAAGATAAATGCATGGACTAGTTTTTCCAAGTCCTGCTGGGACATAAGTCCTTTAATCCTtgatatgtttttaagatgatAGTAAGCTGACTTTGTTATGGTCTTAATGTGGTTGTTCAGATTCAGGTCTGAGTCCATGACTACACCTAGATTTCTGGCTTGGTCTGTGGTTTTCAGCATTACTGCTTGGAGTTGAGTGCTAACTTTTTGTCGTTCTGCTATGGCACCAAAAACAATGACCTCCGTTTTATCTTTGTTTAACTGAAGAAAATTCTGGCACATCCAGTCATTGATTTGATCAATGCAGGTGCACAGTGTTTGTATGGGACCATAGTCCCCTGGTGATATGGTTATGTAAatttgtgtgtcatctgcatagttattattttgtttttctgcataatCTGGGCTAGGGGAAGCACGTAGATATAAAAAACAAGAGGTCCTAGAATGGAGCCTTGGGGAACCCCACAGTAATTTTTGTTTGCTCAAATGTGTAGTTACCTATAGACACAAAGTAGTCCCTGTCCTTTAAGTTGGATTCAAACCAGTTTAGAGCTGTGCCAGAGAGTCCTACCCAGTTTTCCAGTCGATCAAGTAATATACTGTGGTCGACTGTATCgaatgcagcactgagatctAGTAATACTAACACTGTAATCCTGCCATTGTCAGTGTTTATGCGTATGTCATTGAAGACCTTAACTAGCGCAGTCTCGGTGCTGTGGTTTGGTCGAAAACCTGACTGGAAGACATCAAAACAGCTGTTCATTGCTAAGAACTCATGTAACTGTTGAAACACAGCTTTTTCAATGATTTTGCCCAAGAACGGCAGATTTGATGTGGGCCGATAGTTGTTCATTACACCTTTGTCCGgattattcttttttataatGGTTTGATGACTGCAGTTTTGAGGGCTTGTGGGAAAACACCTGAGAGAAGAGACATGTTTACAATTTGCATCAGATCTGAGGCCATGACATTTGAGACTGTTTTGAAGAAGCCTGTCGGCAGAATGtcaatgtattttgttgttaaagAAAGAAGCAAATTCATTACAGGCCCTGTTGGACAGCATTTCAGGGGCAACTGACACTGTGTTGTTCATGTTTCTGGTGATGATGTCAGAGAAGAAAGATTGCCTTGCATTCCTCAGTTCCATATTATAGATCTTAAGCCTTTCTTTGTAGATCTCATAATGAACCTGGAGGTTTGTTTTTCGCCACCTGCGCTCAGCTTTTCGACATTCTCTTTTTTCAGCTCTTACCAGCATGGCGTCTCTCCAAGGAGATTTACTCCTCTCAGAGacaacttttattttacttggaGCAATGGCATCAATGATGTTGGCCATTTTGGCATTGAAATCATCCACCAGCTCATTTACTGAGGCCCTGTACAGGACAGGTGTTTGAACAAAAGCCTGATTTTTCACTGGTGTTTTCAGTGATACATCGTTTTGAGATGATTTTCCTTTTGAACACTTGCGTGCACAGAGACAGTGCtctcaaagaaaacacaggcaTGATCAGATAAAGCAACATCAGTCACTACAACCTTGGAAATGTTCAACCCTGCCTCTGTCCTGGGGGTTATCAACATGGATGTTAAAGTCACCAACAATAGCTAAACAGTCAAAGTCCATACATATTGTAGACAGCAGTTCAGTGTAAACATTGATAAATATGGCTCGGGAGGAGGATTTTAGCATAAGAGCCACATattcaaacaaagaaaaattcCCAAAAGATAGTTGCTTACATTGGAGTGAATCATTAAATACTATAGCAACTCCCCCTCCTTTCTTGTGTGTTCTAGTCTCACTCATAAAACTGAAGCTGGGAGGGGTTGACTCGATAAGaacagctgcactgctgctaTGATCCAACCAAGTTTCTGGTAAAACCATAAAATCAAGCTTGTGCTCGgtaataaaatcattaattaaaaattacttCCCTGTCAAGGGCCTAATGTTTAGTAAACACAGATTCAGTGTCTTAGGAGTGTTATCTATGAGACTCCCAATGATAGGCTGTGGCTCACAAGGAATGGACTTTAAATCTGATAAATTTACAGAACCGCATAGAGTtacctttgtttttctgttaccTATCAAAACAGCTATTTGCATGAAGGGCCCCGACTTGTCCAGGAAGAAGTAATGACTGCccttgattttgattttgcagCCTGGACCCTTCACATATCAATTTGAGTCTTGTGTGGTTTGAGCACAAGCAACATTGTCAGCTTTCTCAACATTATCAGGCTGAGAAGAGAGACAGTGATGACGCAATCGTGGAGGGGGCTGTGGCGGTGATGAATGTCTTAGAACAAGTCGGATTACAGATTTAAGTCGGACTCCAGATTTGTTAAGGCATACCCCATCTGCCTTAAAAAGGTCTCGGCGTCCCCACATGCAGCTATGCTGGGGCTCATCACTTATCAAGCTCATGCTTTCCTAACATGACTCCACTGCATCTCTTCCCCCTGTGTCCTCCCTGCAGCCATAGTGGACTCTGTGGAAGAGAACATACAGGCCAGTCGGCGCCTCTTTCTGCTCTACACCGCCTCCACTTTCACCAGCAAAAGACACAcaagcagcaccagcagcacaagcagcagcaacaacaacaacgtctCCAAGAACAGCGACAGCAGCGGCAGCGAAGACGACTGTTCAGACACAAGGCAGCAACTGGAGTGTATGGCAGCGATGCACAGAGTGCTGCTGGAGGGAACTCTGAAGGTGAAGAAACACACTTGTTGCAGAAAGTCCAGGCATACATGTTTCACCTTATTTAGTTCATCAAGCAGCTGTtctcagcaacaacaacaaaaaaacccttTGCAAAGCCACATCCGACCTATATTCTCACccatatttaccaaaatgttaattaaacatGATGATTGAGTGATGATTTGATAAATGTAGTtcactactcactaaaagttagggatattcagctttcaggtgaaatctcaggatgaacctaaaatgcattctaacctttccaggtgaacttaatgtgacgttctctaaacctttgaatgcacatgtccaactgttcagtgtctcagtactttctgcaccagctgctgttctctaacaagaagcttaacagcaacattcacaacaggtttgatccatgaatccaccaatacatttcctgcttcagttagaattggtatttaaacagtcctcctcatcctgctgttcacattctgacatcatgagaccaagacgacacctaacagttgatcagcagcacctcaacactggaggcttcaaacaggaagtcctcagacggaggtgttcactgagcttagagggtcacagagtgtcatcaggaggttggaacagtgatacagagactggaagagtcacagaaaggagaggagtggacgtcctttggccacgtcccaatttattgagacactgaaatgttttgttgtggtttacctaccactgttgttaggttttcttcaaataaactgtttaagatgaataaaatcaccattgcatgcttctacttaaatgccctactttcatgatataatatcactgtagcattcactttttacattttcattatatttcacctgaaagttgaatatccctaactttttgtgagtagtgtatcaAAGTTTCATTTCAGGGATCTTAAGTTCATGGTCACATGCTCAGAAGGGCACTGGTTCTAATCCGAGCGCTGCTCCACAGGTGGTTCTGGTCGAGATGGAGGAGATCCCCCCGGCTCAGCTGGCTCTCTTCCCAGAGTCGGTGCGTCACCTGAGGAAGAAGCAGGGCGCCGTGTGCTGGTGGAAGACGCTGAGGCCGAGGCAAAGGCGGCGGACGTGTAcgggggggagggaggacaaGGAGAAAGGTGGACAGGACACGCGTTTGTCGCCATCCCTGTCGCCTTCCTCCAGGTTTTGGAAGGAGATGAGGTATCACATGCCGGTGAGGGGCAAGAGGACGATGTACCCCGAGAGAACTGCCCTGCTGAACTTATGATGGGGGCACGATGTGTTTACGTCAACTGTTGGACCAGAGGGCATCAGTATATGAACTATTGACATTCTCTGGCAGGGGAAGACTGAAGAATCAAATTAAATGATCCCGTGGAACTGTAAAATGTACATagatatgtaaatatatatatatattaaaagagtaaaaatgtaaataaatccaACAGTATCATATAAAGTAAAGAAGTAAACTGTCAGCttcattcatatatttttattaaactAGTTTTCATATACCTCTGTTAACGTTTAACACAGCTTACCGTACTTGTTTTGGTTCCATGCACC
This region of Pempheris klunzingeri isolate RE-2024b chromosome 10, fPemKlu1.hap1, whole genome shotgun sequence genomic DNA includes:
- the LOC139208299 gene encoding interleukin-1 receptor type 1-like — encoded protein: MAVRSALGSLLFFLGPFRICAGFLQENCTSYDLQFERVFSVPGDVAMLYSTLVYPDVFSFTTVPYNISWYDAKTGREISNQTGRILVLEDTLWFLNVTLEDQGEYVTVLRTPSQCFSQATNLVVDLPVAGECGRPRKAHQMLTNGITDNLHCPLKDYIHKLDSYNITSSIKWYKGCDPIVDGTDGYTYRDMAKLKIDKVKLHNTDFYTCTLTFTLGGITGSLSETIDAWVKDDYAMAPQVHEPAHEIITAQMGSNFSKRCLVFVPGFQKSSADIFWMVRYSLIQKTQPSERVYTSKQRSWSQEVPPKGVWLERMLMFSELQAEDFHVNYTCRAFSARGQREEYFTLLPADPNIILPIGCVLGGMMVLFITSVIVYYRFKVDIVLCVRRTFPVLYTNTDLDGKLYDAYVAYPRTCSAGFSQEVEVFALHTLPQVLEKACGYKLFIAGRDCLPGQAIVDSVEENIQASRRLFLLYTASTFTSKRHTSSTSSTSSSNNNNVSKNSDSSGSEDDCSDTRQQLECMAAMHRVLLEGTLKVVLVEMEEIPPAQLALFPESVRHLRKKQGAVCWWKTLRPRQRRRTCTGGREDKEKGGQDTRLSPSLSPSSRFWKEMRYHMPVRGKRTMYPERTALLNL